Proteins encoded in a region of the Cataglyphis hispanica isolate Lineage 1 chromosome 14, ULB_Chis1_1.0, whole genome shotgun sequence genome:
- the LOC126854800 gene encoding transmembrane protein 120 homolog: protein MDLDAETCEPGLTKEWEDLAQDYKELEALNREYLAKLEEVGELQAKCVKGISHQKYRMGIISKMLKQLNTKEIREELQKSMARREQQLYEIEQTLPKPNGTYLQIILGSVNVSILNKSDKFKYKDEYEKFKLVLSVIGFILSVVNLFTNIRTLELSFMFLLVWYYCTLTIRESILKVNGSRIKGWWRFHHFLSTVVSAVLLVWPNTGPWYIFRRQFMWFNVYISVVQYLQFRYQRGVLYRLKALGERDNMDITIEGFHSWMWRGLSFLLPFLFVGYLFQLYNAYTLYELTYHSEATWHVSVLSAMFLVLFLGNITTTIMVIPQKLVKERVKDHLFASKSSRQDRRKEKAVHDKNNKSEKNE from the exons ATGGACCTGGACGCCGAGACTTGTGAACCGGGACTGACCAAGGAATGGGAGGATCTGGCGCAGGATTACAAAGAACTCGAG GCACTAAATAGGGAGTATCTTGCAAAATTAGAAGAGGTTGGTGAACTGCAAGCAAAATGTGTTAAAGGTATTTCACATCAGAAATACCGTATGGGCATAATATCTAAAATGCTGAAACA ATTGAACACAAAAGAAATACGAGAGGAATTACAAAAATCTATGGCAAGGAGAGAACAACAGTTGTATGAGATAGAACAAACATTACCTAAGCCAAACGGCACTTATCTTCAAATTATTCTAGGCAGTGTTAATGTttccatattaaataaaagtgacAA ATTCAAGTACAAAGATgaatatgagaaatttaaaCTAGTTCTATCAGTAATTGgatttatattatctgtaGTAAATCTATTTACTAATATAAG gaCTTTAGAACTTAGTTTTATGTTTCTCCTTGTTTGGTACTATTGCACGCTAACAATAAGAGAAAGTATACTCAAAGTGAATGGATCTAGAATCAAAGGATGGTGGAgatttcatcattttctttCAACTGTAGTATCCGCTGTTCTACTAGTGTGGCCAAATACAGGGCCGTGGTATATTTTTCGTAGACAATTCATGTGGTTCAACGTATACATCA gtgTAGTCCAATACTTGCAATTTCGGTACCAACGCGGCGTTTTGTACCGATTGAAAGCGTTGGGCGAGAGAGACAATATGGACATTACTATAGAAGGATTTCATTCATGGATGTGGCGCGGTCTTTCTTTTCTACTGCCGTTCCTCTTTGTCGGTTACCTGTTTCAGCTTTACAACGCGTACACATTATACGAATTGACATATCACTCAGAGGCGACATGGCATGTGTCAGTACTCAGTGCCATGTTCCTTGTATTATTCCTAGGCAATATCACAACTACCATCATGGTGATTCCACAGAAGCTCGTCAAGGAACGCGTCAAGGATCATCTGTTCGCGTCCAAGTCTTCGCGTCAAGATCGTAGGAAGGAAAAAGCTGTACACGATAAGAACAATAAAAGCGAAAAGAAtgagtga
- the LOC126854816 gene encoding translocator protein gives MPVRINWPLLTATVCPNIGGWIGGYITQKNMSWYETLNKSKIIPPNWLFAPVWTTLYCTMGYSSYLVWRDAGGLQEAAVPLSVYGLNLALNWSWSPLFFGTHNIKWALYEIVALSASTATLGIAFYQVNPIAGYLIIPYFVWTSLATVFNYVIYRDNKQLPAVEKTEEKKN, from the exons ATGCCGGTGCGAATCAATTGGCCTCTATTGACGGCGACGGTCTGCCCTAACATCGGCGGTTGGATCGGCGGCTACATCACCCAGAAAAATATGAGCTGGTACGAG ACGCTGAACAAATCGAAAATCATTCCGCCAAACTGGTTGTTCGCACCTGTATGGACCACCCTTTACTGTACAATGGGCTACTCGTCGTACCTGGTGTGGCGAGACGCGGGTGGCCTGCAGGAAGCGGCCGTACCGCTCAGCGTGTACGGTCTTAATCTTGCCCTCAACTGGTCGTGGTCGCCACTCTTTTTTGGGACTCATAACATTAAATGG GCTCTCTACGAAATTGTAGCATTGTCAGCCAGCACGGCGACACTTGGAATCGCATTCTACCAGGTCAATCCTATCGCCGGCTATCTTATCATTCCCTACTTTGTGTGGACCTCTCTCGCCACAGTGTTCAACTACGTCATCTATCGAGATAATAAACAGCTCCCGGCTGTCGAGAAGactgaagaaaagaaaaattaa
- the LOC126854789 gene encoding cytochrome P450 315a1, mitochondrial has translation MHWMVRRISRRISRSVNHCGEFNVSFSKECGTLGCDPRSFVLNEKDITRSSRNVIDQNATRMLSQTFQRDCSTFAKKTPPEPRRVPFFGTMLSLMMAGGAQKLHEYVDRRHRKLGPVFKEQIGPLWIVFVNSPDEFRKIFLRLEGPTPQHFIPEAWRLYNEIRAQRRGLIFMDGDEWLHFRRILNKTMLLPNPTKFMCAPCQEIAENLARKWMCYSLAGSAIPNMECQLYQWSIEVMLATLIGSRWRDCEQHLRPEAEHLALMLHQIFVYSSTLSMMPAKLAMRLRLPAWTKFVRTADEILVTVRNLVLKMIFLESDGLLRMMINDGIGNDDAIRIVTDFIIAAGDTTAISMQWALLLLSDRPELQDQLFHDIKDLPPEEILRHPLLKGVWKEALRLHPVAPFLSRYMLADNTIGDYFVAKGDLVVLSIYSSGRDGNDFPEPNEFRPERWIRTKDGSYQGVKNLYATLPFAMGVRSCIGRKLAETQMSLTLAQLIKNFKIECENRDSIKMILHLISVPSKPIQLKLTERKL, from the exons ATGCACTGGATGGTGCGAAGAATTTCGCGTAGGATCTCGAGGTCGGTGAACCATTGCGGTGAGTTCAACGTCTCGTTCTCCAAAGAATGCGGAACGCTGGGATGCGATCCGCGATCCTTCGTCCTGAACGAGAAGGATATCACTCGTTCTTCGAGAAACGTCATCGACCAGAATGCGACGAGGATGTTATCGCAAACGTTTCAACGAGATTGTAGTACTTTTGCGAAAAAGACACCGCCTGAACCTCGACGAGTCCCCTTTTTCGGCACGATGCTGTCCCTGATGATGGCCGGTGGCGCGCAGAAACTGCACGAGTACGTGGACAGGAGGCATCGGAAACTGGGCCCGGTATTCAAGGAACAAATCGGACCATTATGGATCGTCTTTGTGAATTCGCCTGACGAATTTCGCAAGATCTTCCTGCGACTCGAGGGTCCTACACCGCAACATTTTATACCGGAGGCTTGGAGGCTGTACAACGAAATCAGGGCGCAGCGCCGAGGACTAATCTTCAT GGACGGAGACGAATGGTTGCACTTTCGCCGAATTCTCAATAAGACGATGCTTCTGCCTAATCCGACAAAATTTATGTGCGCGCCTTGCCAGGAAATCGCTGAGAATTTAGCGAGGAAATGGATGTGTTACAGTTTAGCCGGTTCTGCGATACCGAATATGGAATGTCAGCTCTATCAGTGGTCTATCGAGG TGATGCTGGCGACTTTGATAGGTTCGCGATGGCGAGATTGCGAGCAGCATCTGCGTCCCGAAGCGGAGCATTTGGCGCTGATGCTGCATCAGATCTTTGTATATTCTTCTACTTTATCGATGATGCCGGCCAAACTGGCGATGAGACTCAGACTGCCGGCGTGGACCAAGTTTGTCCGCACCGCTGATGAAATTCTGGTCACAGTGCGCAATCTAGTCTTGAAAATGATCTTTCTAGAGAGTGACGGGCTTCTACGGATGATGATAAACGACGGTATCGGCAACGATGATGCGATTAGGATCGTCACTGATTTCATTATAGCCGCTGGTGACACG ACGGCAATCTCTATGCAATGGGCGTTGCTGCTGCTCAGCGATCGTCCCGAGTTGCAGGACCAATTGTTTCACGATATCAAGGATCTGCCGCCGGAGGAGATTCTACGGCATCCTCTGTTGAAGGGTGTGTGGAAAGAAGCGTTAAGATTGCACCCCGTTGCGCCATTCCTTTCGAGATACATGCTGGCAGATAATACAATCGGAGATTACTTCGTGGCGAAAGGG GACTTGGTTGTCCTGTCGATTTACTCGAGCGGCCGTGATGGGAACGATTTTCCAGAACCGAATGAATTCCGACCAGAAAGATGGATTAGAACGAAGGACGGTTCTTATCAGGGTGTGAAAAATTTGTACGCCACTCTGCCGTTCGCGATGGGCGTGAGGAGCTGCATCGGTCGTAAGCTCGCGGAAACGCAGATGTCCCTCACATTGGCGCAG CTCATCAAAAACTTTAAGATCGAGTGCGAAAATCGCGACAGTATAAAGATGATTTTGCATTTGATTTCTGTACCATCGAAGCCCATTCAATTGAAACTGACGGAAAGGAAATTATGA